One segment of Ricinus communis isolate WT05 ecotype wild-type chromosome 8, ASM1957865v1, whole genome shotgun sequence DNA contains the following:
- the LOC8261706 gene encoding protein FAR1-RELATED SEQUENCE 5 isoform X3 — MEFESEDAAKIFYDEYARRVGFVMRVMSCRRSERDGRILARRLGCNKEGYCVSVRGKFGNVRKPRASTREGCKAMIHVKFDKSGKWVITKFVKDHNHPLVVAPREARQTMDEKDKRIQELTMELRNKKRLCATYQDQLTAFMKIVEEHSVQLSKKVQDVVRNLKEFESIEQELMQHR; from the exons ATGGAATTTGAATCTGAGGATGCTGCAAAGATATTTTATGATGAGTATGCTCGGCGGGTAGGATTTGTAATGCGTGTGATGTCCTGCCGTCGTTCTGAAAGAGATGGAAGAATTCTTGCCCGTCGCCTTGGTTGTAATAAGGAGGGTTATTGTGTTAGTGTTCGAGGCAAGTTTGGGAATGTACGGAAACCTCGTGCAAGTACAAGAGAAGGTTGCAAAGCAATGATTCATGTTAAGTTTGATAAGTCTGGGAAGTGGGTGATAACAAAATTTGTCAAGGACCATAATCATCCTCTGGTAGTTGCTCCACGTGAAGCTCGTCAAACCATG GATGAAAAGGACAAgagaattcaagaattaaCCATGGAGCTGCGGAATAAGAAGCGCTTATGTGCTACATATCAAGATCAGTTAACTGCATTTATGAAAATTGTTGAAGAACATAGTGTACAACTATCCAAGAAAGTTCAAGATGTAGTAAGAAATCTTAAAGAATTTGAGTCTATAGAGCAGGAGCTTATGCAGCATAGATAG
- the LOC8261705 gene encoding protein FAR1-RELATED SEQUENCE 5, producing MASTSGQQVRFNGNYRRWLAETFERHETTNDELSNNLDGDDNIIKPFIQNFPTALEPVEPIVGKEFESAEDAREFYEMYGRQMGFTIRNNRIRRSLKDNSIIGREFVCSKEGFRAGKCTKRENGVISSLPATREGCSAMLRIAAKDGAKWVIYGFNKEHNHELNPSKIPPRRSHRIAFNEDEKDLKIRELSTELHREKKKSAAYQEQLQRVLKYIEEHTQRLSLQIDTVANKVRELECEEPDCLDFD from the exons ATGGCAAGCACCTCTGGCCAGCAAGTccgttttaatggaaattatAGGCGATGGCTAGCTGAAACTTTTGAACGCCATGAAACAACCAATGATGAActatcaaataatctagatgGAGATGATAACATAATTAAGCcctttattcaaaatttcccTACGGCTTTGGAACCAGTGGAACCAATTGTTGGAAAGGAGTTTGAATCAGCTGAGGATGCTAGAGAATTCTATGAGATGTATGGCAGACAAATGGGGTTTACCATACGAAATAATCGTATACGTCGATCACTTAAAGATAACTCAATAATTGGCCGTGAGTTTGTTTGCTCAAAAGAAGGTTTTCGTGCAGGAAAATGTACAAAGAGGGAAAACGGAGTTATTTCATCACTGCCTGCTACCAGAGAGGGATGCAGTGCGATGTTAAGGATAGCTGCTAAGGATGGAGCAAAATGGGTTATTTATGGTTTCAACAAAGAACACAACCATGAGCTCAATCCTAGCAAAATACCACCTCGGCGATCACATAGGATTGCATTCAATGAG GATGAGAAAGATCTTAAAATCCGGGAGCTATCCACAGAATTGCAtcgagagaaaaagaaatcagcTGCTTATCAAGAGCAGCTACAAAGAgtcttaaaatatattgagGAGCATACACAAAGGCTTTCACTTCAGATTGATACGGTAGCTAACAAAGTCAGAGAACTAGAGTGCGAAGAGCCTGATTGTTTGGACTTTGACTAG
- the LOC8261706 gene encoding protein FAR1-RELATED SEQUENCE 2 isoform X2, with amino-acid sequence MDLDEGVLIAESSAGQELAVQEGDLVVHEGDLVVPECGSIVEPHEGMEFESEDAAKIFYDEYARRVGFVMRVMSCRRSERDGRILARRLGCNKEGYCVSVRGKFGNVRKPRASTREGCKAMIHVKFDKSGKWVITKFVKDHNHPLVVAPREARQTMDEKDKRIQELTMELRNKKRLCATYQDQLTAFMKIVEEHSVQLSKKVQDVVRNLKEFESIEQELMQHR; translated from the exons A TGGATTTAGATGAGGGAGTTCTAATAGCAGAGAGCTCAGCTGGACAGGAGTTGGCTGTACAGGAAGGTGATTTAGTTGTGCATGAAGGAGATTTAGTTGTGCCAGAATGTGGTTCAATAGTAGAACCACATGAGGGCATGGAATTTGAATCTGAGGATGCTGCAAAGATATTTTATGATGAGTATGCTCGGCGGGTAGGATTTGTAATGCGTGTGATGTCCTGCCGTCGTTCTGAAAGAGATGGAAGAATTCTTGCCCGTCGCCTTGGTTGTAATAAGGAGGGTTATTGTGTTAGTGTTCGAGGCAAGTTTGGGAATGTACGGAAACCTCGTGCAAGTACAAGAGAAGGTTGCAAAGCAATGATTCATGTTAAGTTTGATAAGTCTGGGAAGTGGGTGATAACAAAATTTGTCAAGGACCATAATCATCCTCTGGTAGTTGCTCCACGTGAAGCTCGTCAAACCATG GATGAAAAGGACAAgagaattcaagaattaaCCATGGAGCTGCGGAATAAGAAGCGCTTATGTGCTACATATCAAGATCAGTTAACTGCATTTATGAAAATTGTTGAAGAACATAGTGTACAACTATCCAAGAAAGTTCAAGATGTAGTAAGAAATCTTAAAGAATTTGAGTCTATAGAGCAGGAGCTTATGCAGCATAGATAG